TTCGTCCTGCGCGTTGCGGTAACGCGTGGCGCCATCAATCGCGGTGACCTTGAGGTTACCGGCCGGCTTGCCATCCAGAAGGAGCTGGAAGGTGGCCTTCTCGCCCGTGACCAGGTCGTTCGGCTGGGTGACGGGCACAAGCTCCAGGCCCTTGCCCGTGGGCTTGAGCGCGGCGCCGCCGGGCTTGCCCTGGGTCACGAACGTTTCCACGCGCGACGCCATCTCGCTCACCTTCACATCCTTCGCATTGGCGGGGATGGCCGTTTTCAGATCGGCCGCGCTACCGCGCCAGCGCTTCTTCTGGCCATCCACTTCGTAGTTCGCGAACAAGCCCTGGTTCACCAGTGCGATGCGGTACGTGCCTTTCTGAGGCACGGGCAGGTCGAACGCGCTGCGGTACTTGCCGGTCCACGGGTTCTCGGGCTTCACCTGGGTACCGTCGGGGGCGGTGATCACCAACTGGTCCAACTGCGCCGGGAAGTGATCGGGGTAGTACAGATCGTTGGAAACGGCGGCATCGACCGTCACCCACGCATCGTCGCTGGAGACCACCGTGGTGGAGGGCACGATCCACATCTTGTGCGCCTGGGCCGCGAAAGGAAGGATCAGCGCGGCGGCAAGCGCGGCACGAACAAACACATGCTTCATGGAAAGCTCCGGTCAGGGATTAAGGTCGAGGGTGATCTGGCCGAGTTCGTCCGTACCCTTCGCGGAAAGGTGCACGGGGGCCTTTGCTGGCCAGTCGAACGCGATGCGCTGCGTCTCGTGGCCACCCACCTCGCGTGCGGCCTCGACGATCAGTTCGTAATGCCCCGGGGCAAGGGTGCCCAGTGGCGGCTTGCCATCGGTGAAGCGCAACTGGTGCTGGCCCGCGGGACGCGTGGCACCCGAGACGCCATCGATCGGCATGGTCTGGTCGCGGCCGGAACGGCGCCACCACTGGCGCATGTCCTTCAGCCACTTGGTGCCTTCGCCGCTCGCTTTTTTCACGTCGTACCAGACAGCCAGGTTGGCGGCGACGGTGTGATCCTCGCGCTCAACCCACACAGCCACGTAGGGGCGGTGATACTCGGCCACCTTCAGCGTGGGGATCTCGACGGTGAGGTTCATGTCCGCCGCAGCAACCGGGGCGGCGAGGAAGCAGAGCGCGAGGGGAAGCATCCGGCGCATGGCGATCCTTGGGTCAGTGGATGAAAAGCAGGGCAAGCACCAGGGGCAGCACGAAACCGAGCGCCACGAGCGGCCAGGTCATGCCACGCTGGCTGGCGTGCATCTTGAGCAGGAGCAACCCCGTGGCCGCGAACACCACGCAGGCCAGGGCGAACACATCGATGAACCAGCGCCACGCGGGGCCGGTATTCCGCCCCTTGTGCAGATCGTTGAACCAGGCGAGCCAGCCGCGATCCGTCGATTCGTACTGCACCTCGCCGGTCTCGCGATCGATGCTGACCCACGCATCGCCGCCCGGCCGG
Above is a genomic segment from Luteibacter aegosomatissinici containing:
- a CDS encoding DUF4198 domain-containing protein, whose product is MKHVFVRAALAAALILPFAAQAHKMWIVPSTTVVSSDDAWVTVDAAVSNDLYYPDHFPAQLDQLVITAPDGTQVKPENPWTGKYRSAFDLPVPQKGTYRIALVNQGLFANYEVDGQKKRWRGSAADLKTAIPANAKDVKVSEMASRVETFVTQGKPGGAALKPTGKGLELVPVTQPNDLVTGEKATFQLLLDGKPAGNLKVTAIDGATRYRNAQDEMDTQTDKDGKFSFTFATPGMYWVNASTEDDKTSTKEAKQRRVAYTATLEVLPQ
- a CDS encoding DUF2271 domain-containing protein, translated to MRRMLPLALCFLAAPVAAADMNLTVEIPTLKVAEYHRPYVAVWVEREDHTVAANLAVWYDVKKASGEGTKWLKDMRQWWRRSGRDQTMPIDGVSGATRPAGQHQLRFTDGKPPLGTLAPGHYELIVEAAREVGGHETQRIAFDWPAKAPVHLSAKGTDELGQITLDLNP